A DNA window from Mytilus edulis chromosome 14, xbMytEdul2.2, whole genome shotgun sequence contains the following coding sequences:
- the LOC139504335 gene encoding uncharacterized protein, with amino-acid sequence MNNQNYLQSLSCKLYHYLSENVVGSENVVRYRRYFYKCFDESLNYGETKLISSGSKPEGLDLAGSDLDLMLLLDIIVDEQIENLKEKQLFFLDTENASPGFALIKEGNECDLRYTKGLDYSHAIIGHGFFLTNECMKEAPYQQCSRLMSFLKRNRSGLKFPEMFSIQGPSVSMSLFGCMEMDYVPCCLSRSWPTVAKKWLHRHRSHEWPSAELITMAIYEGVLLVPVGSKSDSKEENRLEWRLSFSLAEKLLVHSFNHCQLLCYALLKIFLREIINNENIFNKELCSYYMKTILFWILEEVDHSYWTKENLLRCFRLCIQRLHYFVWSFYIPNYFIPEHNMIEGRFSEHVQKQLEVYISKLLKGDIWKVLLSSMSLSDLRHNMCCISKPLHVISELEKTLMTTNIPYMAQFRFTAKKSLNFFIYRIQNEYFPTALKNIYTLALIELCKYKAISIKIRSVNSLHNSNKHYYSQYKQCLFHLLLNLNSDAVSGWLLLGTFFFSCQEYRKMTEVINLSEELLSRELYDLPFFDYTPTLKRIDSKALTNCRSFLKNLRHTFIKSYAFDKISDEEDSFIFDKDLILSFAALVCCGSPAVYLRYLTFLKLYKQNQIEKMMSSFLLLKEAFEKTIPQSHVLYGANCMNLINAQLLIGDEDYRTTARKYVLNLQSFGVTGM; translated from the coding sequence TCATTACCTTTCTGAAAATGTGGTTGGATCTGAAAACGTTGTCAGATATAGGAGatacttttataaatgttttgatgaATCCTTGAATTATGGTGAAACCAAACTGATTAGCAGCGGTAGTAAACCAGAAGGCCTAGACCTCGCTGGGAGTGATCTAGATTTAATGTTACTCTTAGATATTATTGTTGATGAACAAATTGAAAatctaaaagaaaaacaattattttttctgGACACGGAAAATGCTTCGCCCGGGTTCGCGCTCATAAAAGAAGGTAACGAATGTGATCTACGATATACCAAAGGACTAGACTACAGTCATGCAATCATTGGGCATGGATTTTTCCTGACAAACGAATGTATGAAGGAAGCGCCCTACCAACAATGTTCAAGATTAATGTCGTTCTTAAAGAGAAATCGTTCAGGACTGAAATTTCCTGAAATGTTCTCGATTCAAGGTCCGTCAGTTTCAATGTCATTATTTGGTTGTATGGAAATGGATTACGTTCCGTGTTGTTTAAGTCGTTCATGGCCGACTGTTGCAAAAAAGTGGTTACATAGACATAGATCTCACGAATGGCCTTCCGCTGAATTAATAACTATGGCAATATATGAAGGAGTGTTATTAGTACCCGTAGGGAGCAAGTCTGATTCTAAAGAAGAAAACCGCTTAGAATGGAGATTATCATTTTCATTAGCTGAAAAATTGCTAGTCCATTCTTTCAATCATTGCCAGCTGTTATGCTATGCATTGTTAAAGATTTTTCTTAGAGAGataataaacaatgaaaacatcTTCAACAAGGAGTTATGCTCATATTACATGAAAACTATTCTTTTTTGGATTTTAGAAGAAGTCGATCACTCATATTGGACGAAAGAAAATTTACTACGTTGTTTTCGTTTGTGTATACAGAGACTACATTATTTTGTATGGTCTTTCTACATTCCAAATTACTTCATACCTGAACATAATATGATTGAGGGAAGGTTTTCAGAGCATGTTCAAAAACAACTCGAAgtttatatttcaaaacttttgaagGGTGATATATGGAAGGTACTTTTGTCATCTATGTCACTTAGTGATTTACGTCATAACATGTGCTGTATTTCAAAACCACTTCATGTCATTTCAGAATTGGAAAAAACTCTTATGACAACTAATATTCCTTATATGGCACAATTCAGATTCACTgcaaaaaaatcattgaatttcTTCATTTATAGGATTCAAAATGAGTATTTTCCAACagctttgaaaaatatctataCATTGGCACTTATAGAATTgtgtaaatataaagcaatatcTATCAAAATACGTTCAGTGAATTCACTGCATAACAGTAATAAACATTATTACTCTCAgtataaacaatgtttattcCATCTACTGTTAAATTTAAACAGCGATGCAGTATCAGGTTGGTTACTACTCGGAACATTTTTCTTCTCCTGTCAGGAATATCGTAAGATGACTGAAGTAATTAATCTTTCAGAGGAACTTTTATCCCGCGAGTTATATGATTTGCCTTTCTTTGACTACACGCCCACCCTCAAGCGCATTGACAGTAAGGCCCTGACTAACTGTAGATCATTCCTCAAAAATCTAAGACACACATTCATCAAATCGTATGCTTTTGATAAGATATCTGACGAGGAAGAcagttttatatttgataaagattTAATACTGTCATTCGCGGCACTGGTGTGTTGTGGATCTCCGGCAGTATATTTACGCTACCTCACATTTTTAAAACtgtacaaacaaaatcaaatagaaaaaatgatgagttcttttttgttgttaaaagAAGCTTTTGAAAAGACCATTCCGCAATCACATGTG